In Prosthecochloris sp. GSB1, the following proteins share a genomic window:
- a CDS encoding glycoside hydrolase family 15 protein produces MDAKKPKIISARAEKFFSHMFRDISDYGIIGNMRTAALVSTDGSIDYCSMPFLDSPTIFAALLDDEKGGYFSIRPKPLFCARQEYLPDTNILACTFTTAGGEAMLFDFMPVETEHLVTVEQHRIHRCLTVRSGRIEFLLTFSPRPDYALITPHLSLEPKAITVSGNEHQLRLVHSLGDYRVLENEGGTATLSFTLEAEQNARFNMVYGKSAERPDVICDLQKNIDYWKDWLHGCLGDKCRLPGEHRETINRSLLALKLLTFSPTGAIAAAPTTSLPESIGGERNWDYRFTWLRDASFTLKAFFSLGYIMEADSFIRWLHAVYRRHGGENLRIMYSLEGESLLREKELEHLKGYRNSRPVRIGNLAHTQNQWDIYGEIMDTALRLSDYAGKIDEELWPFFRDVCALAMKNWKKPDDGIWEVRNGPYHFVYSKVMCWVALDRGIAIAKRYGFEAPVQRWIEERSAIREDILAKGYDPKKNTFVQRYGSRDLDASLLLLPLVDFLPFEDERIQGTIDACRKELMHGNFLRRYLNKDGLEGEEGGFILCNFWLVECLACSGRLREAEELLLETMRSTNHLGLFSEEFDAQRNMMLGNFPQAFSHIGCINAVTAIQNERQRRPVEKPDPSLVERLRKLIPLQTTLNEGTTAASGTDRNTGARLKSLLGALQGAFFDTSAGRVDYETMKHSRSFAEYLEIASSLRTFDPASLESDDARKAFWINIYNILIIHGVIEFDIRSSVLEIVNFFGRIVYEIGGLPYSPDDIEHGILRGNRPHPAFLLKPFGAFDKRRRFMVETFDPRIHFALVCASSSCPPIEFYDERHIDRQLDIAARSFINRRGLEIDRERQTVRLSEIFKWYERDFGRDKTEVVGYLLRYLDGDTAGYLRENTHKLIIDYLPYNWNLNSTLE; encoded by the coding sequence TTGGACGCCAAAAAACCGAAAATCATTTCGGCGAGGGCGGAAAAATTTTTCAGCCACATGTTCAGGGACATATCCGACTACGGCATCATAGGCAACATGCGCACGGCGGCGCTGGTTTCAACCGACGGCTCCATCGATTACTGCTCCATGCCGTTCCTGGACTCGCCGACGATATTCGCCGCCCTGCTCGACGACGAGAAAGGGGGATATTTCAGCATCCGGCCGAAACCGCTTTTCTGCGCGCGGCAGGAATATCTGCCCGACACGAACATTCTTGCCTGCACCTTCACTACCGCCGGAGGCGAAGCCATGCTTTTCGACTTCATGCCGGTCGAAACCGAACACCTCGTCACCGTCGAGCAACACCGGATTCACCGATGCCTCACGGTACGTTCCGGCAGGATCGAGTTTCTCCTGACCTTTTCGCCGAGGCCCGATTACGCCCTGATAACGCCGCATCTTTCTCTGGAACCGAAAGCGATCACCGTCTCCGGCAACGAGCACCAGTTGCGGCTCGTCCACTCGCTCGGCGATTATCGCGTATTGGAAAACGAAGGTGGAACCGCCACCCTCTCCTTCACGCTCGAAGCGGAACAAAACGCGCGCTTCAACATGGTGTACGGAAAGTCCGCTGAACGACCTGACGTCATCTGCGACCTGCAGAAAAATATCGACTACTGGAAAGACTGGCTGCATGGCTGCCTCGGCGACAAATGCAGGTTACCGGGAGAACACCGGGAAACGATAAACCGCTCACTGCTCGCCCTGAAACTGCTGACCTTCAGTCCGACCGGAGCGATCGCGGCCGCGCCGACCACATCGCTCCCGGAATCAATCGGCGGCGAAAGAAACTGGGATTACCGCTTTACCTGGCTGCGAGACGCCTCGTTCACGCTCAAGGCATTTTTTTCCCTCGGTTACATCATGGAGGCGGACAGCTTCATTCGCTGGCTCCATGCGGTCTACCGCCGGCATGGCGGAGAAAACCTCCGGATCATGTATTCGCTCGAAGGCGAATCGCTCCTGCGGGAAAAGGAGCTCGAACACCTGAAAGGCTACAGGAACTCCAGGCCGGTACGCATCGGCAACCTCGCCCATACCCAGAACCAGTGGGATATCTACGGCGAGATCATGGACACAGCGCTCCGCCTCTCGGACTACGCCGGAAAGATAGATGAAGAGCTCTGGCCCTTCTTTCGCGACGTCTGCGCTCTGGCCATGAAAAACTGGAAAAAACCTGACGACGGCATCTGGGAGGTCCGCAACGGCCCATACCACTTCGTCTACTCCAAGGTGATGTGCTGGGTAGCGCTCGACCGGGGCATCGCCATCGCGAAACGCTACGGCTTCGAAGCCCCGGTGCAGCGATGGATCGAGGAGCGTTCGGCGATCCGGGAAGATATTCTCGCAAAAGGATACGACCCGAAAAAAAACACCTTCGTGCAACGCTATGGCTCCCGCGATCTCGACGCCAGCCTTCTCCTTCTGCCTCTGGTCGACTTCCTGCCCTTCGAAGACGAAAGAATACAGGGAACGATCGATGCCTGCAGGAAAGAACTGATGCACGGAAACTTCCTGAGGAGATACCTGAACAAAGACGGACTGGAAGGAGAGGAGGGCGGGTTTATCCTTTGTAACTTCTGGCTCGTCGAATGCCTCGCCTGCTCCGGCAGGCTGCGCGAGGCCGAGGAACTGTTGCTGGAAACCATGCGTTCCACAAACCACCTGGGGCTCTTTTCCGAGGAATTCGATGCGCAACGAAACATGATGCTCGGCAACTTCCCGCAAGCATTCAGCCATATCGGTTGCATCAACGCCGTCACAGCCATACAGAACGAACGTCAGAGGCGTCCCGTGGAGAAACCCGATCCCTCACTCGTGGAGCGGCTGCGCAAGCTCATTCCGTTGCAAACCACCCTGAATGAAGGCACGACGGCCGCAAGCGGAACGGACCGGAACACCGGCGCCAGGCTGAAAAGCCTCCTTGGTGCCCTGCAGGGCGCATTCTTCGACACGAGCGCCGGGCGGGTCGACTACGAAACGATGAAACACTCCCGAAGTTTCGCCGAGTATCTCGAGATCGCATCCTCGCTGCGCACCTTCGATCCCGCTTCTCTCGAAAGCGACGATGCGAGAAAAGCTTTCTGGATAAACATTTACAACATACTGATCATTCATGGCGTCATCGAGTTCGATATCAGGAGCTCGGTGCTGGAGATCGTCAACTTTTTCGGGCGGATCGTTTACGAGATAGGCGGCCTGCCCTACAGTCCGGACGACATAGAACACGGAATCCTGCGTGGCAACCGCCCTCATCCGGCCTTCCTCCTGAAACCGTTCGGCGCGTTCGACAAACGGCGGCGGTTCATGGTCGAAACCTTCGACCCCCGGATACATTTCGCGCTGGTCTGCGCATCGAGTTCCTGCCCCCCGATCGAATTCTACGACGAACGGCACATCGACCGTCAACTTGATATTGCCGCGCGCAGCTTCATCAATCGCAGAGGACTCGAAATCGACCGGGAACGGCAAACCGTCCGCCTTTCCGAGATTTTCAAATGGTACGAACGGGATTTCGGACGGGACAAAACGGAAGTCGTCGGCTATCTCCTCCGCTATCTCGACGGGGATACGGCCGGATACCTGAGGGAAAACACGCACAAACTGATAATCGACTATCTACCCTACAACTGGAACCTCAACAGCACGCTCGAATGA
- a CDS encoding DUF4405 domain-containing protein has translation MSTSLRKWATPLIIAAFIVSASTGLMIFFHFEPGLVKPVHEWMSWLLVVGAVLHTAANGKAFAGYLRHARGVGFVVAGVLVSLLSLYPWVDKMENPMKKAIVMIESAPLTAVSGITGSNSGELVARLEAEGLRVLDANDSISEIAKQNGREPRALLGIVFR, from the coding sequence ATGAGCACATCCCTGAGAAAATGGGCGACACCGTTGATTATCGCTGCCTTCATCGTTTCGGCATCGACCGGTCTGATGATTTTTTTCCATTTCGAGCCCGGTCTGGTGAAACCGGTGCATGAATGGATGAGCTGGCTGCTGGTCGTCGGCGCCGTTCTGCATACAGCCGCTAACGGCAAGGCGTTCGCCGGTTATCTCCGTCATGCAAGAGGGGTCGGTTTTGTCGTCGCCGGGGTTCTGGTTTCCCTGCTCTCCCTCTATCCCTGGGTCGATAAAATGGAGAATCCCATGAAAAAGGCCATCGTGATGATCGAGAGCGCTCCCCTGACGGCCGTTTCCGGGATTACCGGATCGAATTCCGGCGAACTGGTCGCAAGACTCGAAGCGGAAGGACTTCGTGTTCTGGACGCAAACGATTCAATCAGCGAAATAGCGAAACAGAACGGCCGTGAACCCAGAGCGCTCCTGGGTATCGTTTTCAGGTGA
- the lpxD gene encoding UDP-3-O-(3-hydroxymyristoyl)glucosamine N-acyltransferase has translation MRVHDIQAYLDRFFDRVELVGDGETEIGGPARIESATEGQVSFVANEKYIRFIGSTGASLLIVGETAPVGKYSDRLTFLKVKDPYTAFVFVLQLFSSHRVVAPPGIAPTAVIGKNVTLGGNLAIGEYAVIGDNCVIGDNTVVGAHTVLMDGVVTGCECVLFPGVVCYEGTVLGDRVTLHSGAVIGADGFGFAPQPDGSYIKIPQMGIVEIRDDVEIGANSTVDRATMGSTVVEKGTKIDNLVQIGHNCRIGESTVIASQAGISGSVTVGAHCMIGGQAGFAGHLTLADRTHIAARAGVTKSFRERGQAIGGFPAQSLRSQFRQEALVRNLGKMREKLDALEAELRSLKGE, from the coding sequence ATGAGAGTACACGATATACAGGCGTACCTCGACAGGTTTTTCGATCGCGTCGAGCTTGTCGGCGACGGCGAGACCGAGATCGGCGGGCCTGCAAGAATCGAGAGTGCCACTGAAGGGCAGGTGAGTTTTGTGGCCAATGAAAAGTACATCAGGTTTATCGGGTCGACCGGCGCATCGCTCTTGATCGTCGGCGAAACGGCACCGGTAGGGAAATATAGCGACCGGCTAACATTCCTGAAAGTAAAAGATCCCTATACGGCGTTCGTTTTCGTGTTGCAGCTCTTTTCCTCTCACAGGGTCGTCGCCCCTCCGGGCATCGCTCCGACCGCCGTTATCGGAAAGAACGTCACTCTGGGCGGGAATCTCGCCATCGGCGAATACGCGGTGATCGGCGACAACTGCGTGATTGGCGACAATACGGTTGTCGGCGCGCATACCGTTCTGATGGACGGCGTCGTTACGGGATGTGAATGCGTGCTTTTTCCCGGAGTCGTCTGTTATGAAGGAACCGTGCTGGGCGATCGCGTAACCTTGCACAGCGGCGCGGTCATCGGAGCTGACGGTTTCGGTTTCGCTCCGCAGCCGGACGGTTCCTACATCAAGATTCCCCAGATGGGAATCGTCGAGATCAGGGACGATGTCGAGATAGGGGCCAACAGTACCGTCGACAGGGCGACCATGGGCAGTACCGTCGTCGAAAAGGGAACCAAGATCGACAATCTCGTCCAGATAGGGCATAACTGCCGGATCGGGGAGTCCACGGTCATCGCCTCCCAGGCGGGTATTTCCGGCAGCGTGACGGTCGGGGCCCATTGCATGATCGGCGGTCAGGCCGGTTTTGCCGGGCACCTAACGCTTGCCGACCGAACGCATATCGCCGCAAGGGCAGGGGTTACCAAGTCCTTTCGGGAGCGAGGTCAGGCTATCGGCGGTTTTCCCGCACAGTCCCTTCGCAGCCAGTTCCGCCAGGAAGCTCTCGTGAGAAACCTCGGGAAGATGAGGGAAAAACTCGATGCGCTCGAAGCTGAACTGAGGTCGCTGAAGGGGGAGTAG